In one Perca fluviatilis chromosome 7, GENO_Pfluv_1.0, whole genome shotgun sequence genomic region, the following are encoded:
- the LOC120561749 gene encoding C-type lectin domain family 10 member A-like, whose product MNRNPQEEIEEIEEEASYGNAPVCTVDKVAAHPDHRSLFFTQSFPLIAVCWLILLVIMGLRIHFTSVISENDAKLRAEIQQLTSQNQQLKAQNQELETQIKNMTTVDDYCPKENKVSERQCKACQEDWLLNESNCYEIHDADPSNQKTWEEARANCSGYNADFVIVHSKEEKDMINGYSWGNQDESGYWIGLRVENGRWKWIDGSDLAVDFWIGPPFDGQCAVSVQDVGWRSVSCADRKRWICKKKALCV is encoded by the exons ATGAACAGAAATCCACAGGAGGAAATTG AGGAAATCGAGGAAGAAGCTAGCTATGGTAATGCACCAGTATGTACTGTGGATAAAGTGGCAGCCCATCCAG ACCATAGGTCTCTCTTCTTCACTCAGTCTTTTCCACTGATAGCAGTGTGTTGGCTGATACTGTTAGTCATCATGGGCCTTCGTATCCACT TTACCTCTGTCATTTCTGAAAATGACGCCAAGCTGAGGGCAGAAATCCAGCAGCTGACATCCCAAAACCAGCAGCTTAAGGCACAAAACCAGGAGCTGGagacacaaataaaaaacatgacGACAGTTGATGATTACTGCCCCAAAGAAAATAAGG TTTCAGAGAGACAGTGTAAAGCTTGTCAGGAGGACTGGTTACTCAACGAGTCTAACTGCTATGAGATTCATGATGCTGATCCTTCTAATCAGAAAACCTGGGAAGAAGCTCGAGCAAACTGCAGCGGATATAACGCAGATTTTGTTATTGTACACAGTAAAGAGGAAAAG GATATGATCAATGGTTACAGCTGGGGTAACCAAGATGAGAGTGGATACTGGATTGGCCTGAGAGTTGAAAATGGGAGATGGAAGTGGATTGATGGAAGTGATCTGGCTGTAGA CTTCTGGATAGGACCTCCCTTTGACGGTCAGTGTGCAGTTTCTGTCCAGGACGTAGGATGGAGATCAGTGAGCTGTGCTGACAGAAAACGATGGATCTGCAAAAAGAAGGCTTTATGTGTTTAA